A single window of Paracoccus albus DNA harbors:
- a CDS encoding alkane 1-monooxygenase, whose product MRISILNALPFWMSLGLVPLAVLAAVLGSWWWVLMPGYAWYLVTGLDLVLGLNRDNADPETPDASLFWYRAITVIWAPVQVCLIFGLIWYSAHSALSGWEKLGLFFGLGVASGTIGMVYAHELLHQRPAWERFLGDVLLASTLYSHFRTEHLLVHHSWVGTPRDAVSARYNEGFHRFFWRVLREGPKSAWRAEQNMLARRDLPVTSRRNPFWRYGFLQLAMLVLALLLGGWQGLLLFVWQAFVAIWQLELTNYVEHYGLSRRHLGNGKYEHVLPRHSWNASHTASNWLLINLQRHSDHHYKPDRRFPLLQTYGEDEAPQLPFGYPAMTFLAMIPPLWRRRMNPRVRAWRRQFYPDIEDWSDYNLGTLPMPPKAL is encoded by the coding sequence ATGAGGATCTCAATTCTTAATGCACTGCCCTTCTGGATGTCGCTTGGTCTTGTGCCGCTGGCGGTTCTGGCGGCTGTACTGGGTTCCTGGTGGTGGGTTTTGATGCCGGGTTATGCCTGGTATCTGGTGACCGGGCTGGACCTGGTGCTGGGACTGAACCGTGACAATGCTGATCCGGAGACGCCGGATGCGTCCTTGTTCTGGTATCGTGCGATTACTGTGATCTGGGCGCCGGTTCAGGTTTGCCTGATTTTTGGACTGATCTGGTATTCGGCGCATTCCGCTCTGTCGGGGTGGGAGAAGCTGGGGCTGTTTTTCGGGCTGGGCGTTGCGAGTGGAACTATAGGGATGGTTTATGCCCATGAACTGCTGCATCAGCGTCCGGCATGGGAGCGGTTCCTGGGTGATGTGCTGTTGGCTTCGACGCTGTATTCCCATTTCAGGACCGAGCATCTTCTGGTGCATCATTCTTGGGTGGGAACGCCGCGGGATGCTGTTTCGGCACGTTATAATGAAGGGTTTCACCGCTTTTTCTGGCGCGTTCTGCGCGAAGGGCCCAAGAGTGCGTGGCGGGCGGAACAGAACATGCTGGCGCGGCGTGATCTGCCCGTGACCAGTCGGCGTAACCCATTCTGGAGATACGGTTTTTTACAGTTGGCCATGTTGGTTCTCGCCCTTCTTCTGGGTGGATGGCAGGGGCTTTTGCTGTTTGTCTGGCAGGCCTTTGTCGCGATCTGGCAGCTGGAGCTGACCAACTATGTCGAGCATTACGGGCTCAGCAGGCGGCACCTTGGAAACGGGAAATATGAGCATGTCCTGCCCCGGCACAGCTGGAATGCCTCTCATACTGCGTCGAACTGGCTGCTGATCAATCTGCAGCGGCATTCGGACCATCATTACAAGCCTGACAGGCGGTTTCCCCTGCTGCAAACTTATGGTGAGGACGAGGCGCCGCAGCTTCCTTTCGGCTATCCGGCGATGACCTTTCTGGCGATGATCCCGCCGCTTTGGCGGCGCAGGATGAACCCGCGGGTCAGGGCGTGGCGGCGGCAGTTTTATCCCGATATCGAGGACTGGTCGGACTATAATCTCGGGACATTGCCGATGCCGCCGAAGGCGCTTTGA
- a CDS encoding branched-chain amino acid aminotransferase, with the protein MSRGYDDRDGKIWMDGAMVDWRDANVHILTHGLHYASSVFEGERSYSGKIFKGHEHSLRLIESGRLLDMPLPWSAEELDAAKEAVLTENGLQDAYIRAIAWRASGPDIGVSAARNPVSVAIAGWEWGSYYGDAKWQGAKLDISTWKRPDPETIPAAAKAAGLYMICTMSKHAAEAKGCSDALFYDWEGYVAEATGANIFFVQNGEIHTPLADRFLNGITRQTVIEMARDRGMTVHERRIRPEELTGFSECWLTGTAAEVTPVAKIGDLDFPIGPITREIAEAYERLVRS; encoded by the coding sequence ATGAGTCGAGGTTACGATGATCGCGACGGAAAGATCTGGATGGATGGCGCAATGGTGGATTGGCGTGACGCCAATGTGCACATCCTGACCCACGGTTTGCACTACGCCTCTTCCGTGTTCGAGGGGGAGCGTTCTTACAGCGGCAAGATTTTCAAAGGCCACGAACATTCCTTGCGACTGATCGAATCCGGGCGTTTGCTGGACATGCCACTGCCATGGTCGGCGGAAGAACTGGATGCTGCGAAAGAAGCGGTTCTGACAGAGAACGGATTGCAGGATGCTTATATCCGCGCAATTGCGTGGCGGGCATCGGGGCCGGATATCGGCGTGTCCGCTGCCAGAAACCCGGTAAGCGTGGCCATCGCCGGCTGGGAGTGGGGCAGCTATTACGGTGACGCGAAATGGCAAGGCGCAAAGCTGGATATCAGCACATGGAAACGCCCGGATCCGGAGACGATCCCGGCTGCTGCCAAAGCGGCCGGACTGTATATGATCTGTACGATGTCCAAGCACGCGGCCGAGGCCAAGGGCTGCTCTGACGCTCTCTTCTATGACTGGGAAGGTTATGTCGCAGAGGCGACGGGTGCGAATATCTTCTTCGTACAGAACGGCGAGATTCACACACCTTTGGCGGATCGCTTCCTGAACGGGATCACCCGGCAGACGGTGATCGAAATGGCGCGGGACAGAGGGATGACCGTGCATGAGCGCCGCATCCGGCCCGAGGAATTGACGGGTTTCAGCGAATGCTGGCTGACCGGCACGGCGGCCGAAGTCACGCCGGTTGCCAAGATCGGTGATCTAGATTTTCCGATCGGGCCTATCACCCGCGAAATTGCCGAGGCTTATGAGCGACTGGTGCGAAGCTGA
- a CDS encoding MarR family winged helix-turn-helix transcriptional regulator — MKEAAIKPVGGQGAENLLFLTDEQIRGGIEAFFFAYRAFTSDPDEILEGMDYGRAHHRALHFVARKPGLTVSSLLDILGVTKQSLNRVLRTLLKDGLVESQIGTRDRRERLLFLTDAGIDLERRLSEAQRARVRAAYRAAGPQAVAGFRTVLEAMMDEAGARQFQEMRRAEAAE, encoded by the coding sequence ATGAAAGAAGCGGCAATCAAACCAGTCGGCGGACAGGGCGCGGAAAACCTTCTTTTTCTGACCGATGAGCAGATCAGGGGCGGGATCGAGGCTTTCTTTTTTGCCTATCGCGCATTTACCTCTGATCCTGATGAGATTCTGGAAGGTATGGATTACGGGCGCGCGCATCATCGCGCCTTGCATTTCGTCGCCCGCAAACCGGGACTGACCGTGTCCTCGCTGCTGGATATTCTGGGCGTAACCAAGCAGTCACTGAATCGCGTGCTACGTACTTTGTTGAAAGACGGGCTGGTCGAATCGCAGATTGGCACGCGCGACAGGCGCGAACGCCTGCTTTTCCTGACCGATGCCGGGATCGATCTTGAACGCCGCCTGTCAGAGGCGCAGCGTGCCCGCGTCCGTGCAGCCTACCGTGCCGCCGGGCCACAGGCGGTTGCCGGGTTCCGCACGGTTCTGGAAGCAATGATGGATGAAGCGGGCGCACGCCAGTTCCAGGAGATGCGGCGGGCCGAGGCCGCGGAATGA
- a CDS encoding response regulator, with protein MTEAAHILVVDDDERIRSLLRRFLVKNGYLVSMATDAKHARKLLRGLEFDLIVLDVMMPGEDGISLTRELRQRIATPILLLTARGDTEDRITGLEAGADDYLPKPFEPRELLLRMSAILRRVPQAQPAGPKFMTLGPLRYDTERGQLFEGDSHIHLTGTEAALLRRLAETPGEAVSRVDLTQDLGRGPSDEGDSSDRAIDVQITRLRRKIEPDPKEPRYLQTVRGAGYMLMPD; from the coding sequence ATGACCGAGGCGGCGCATATCCTCGTCGTCGATGACGATGAGCGCATCCGCAGCCTGCTGCGCAGGTTTCTTGTCAAAAACGGCTACCTTGTCTCTATGGCCACAGATGCGAAACACGCCCGCAAGCTGCTTCGCGGGCTGGAATTCGACCTGATCGTGCTGGACGTGATGATGCCCGGTGAAGACGGCATCAGCCTGACGCGCGAATTGCGCCAACGCATCGCAACGCCGATCCTGCTGCTGACCGCGCGCGGCGACACCGAAGACCGCATCACCGGGCTGGAGGCCGGCGCCGACGATTACCTGCCCAAGCCGTTCGAACCACGCGAATTGTTGCTGCGCATGTCCGCGATCCTGCGTCGCGTGCCGCAGGCGCAACCTGCGGGCCCGAAGTTCATGACGCTTGGTCCCTTGCGCTACGATACGGAGCGTGGGCAGCTGTTCGAAGGAGACAGCCATATCCACCTGACCGGCACCGAGGCTGCTTTGCTGCGCCGATTGGCGGAAACGCCGGGGGAAGCGGTCAGCCGCGTTGATCTGACGCAGGATCTGGGTCGCGGCCCCTCGGATGAGGGTGACAGTTCCGACCGTGCCATAGATGTGCAGATCACGCGACTGCGCCGCAAGATAGAGCCGGACCCGAAAGAGCCGCGCTATCTGCAAACCGTGCGCGGGGCGGGCTATATGCTGATGCCTGACTGA
- a CDS encoding DnaJ family domain-containing protein, whose product MHWFDRIAQRRMDEAEAKGELRGLTGEGKPLDRARLRERAEDVLHRMMSDGGFVPEEFRIRKDVEAKRAVLDQIEDPAERKALQRHIALLELRANIATDARRAARD is encoded by the coding sequence ATGCACTGGTTCGACCGGATTGCCCAACGACGCATGGATGAGGCCGAAGCGAAGGGTGAACTTCGCGGCCTCACGGGCGAGGGGAAACCGCTCGATCGTGCCCGCCTGCGCGAACGGGCCGAGGATGTGCTGCATCGCATGATGTCCGATGGCGGTTTCGTTCCCGAAGAATTCCGCATCCGCAAGGATGTCGAGGCAAAGCGCGCTGTCCTGGACCAAATCGAAGACCCGGCAGAGCGTAAGGCCCTTCAGCGCCATATCGCCCTGCTGGAACTGCGCGCCAATATCGCGACGGACGCCCGCCGCGCCGCGCGCGATTGA
- a CDS encoding valine--tRNA ligase, which yields MSMDKTFDATNAEARISAEWEAKNAFAAGANAKPGAETFSVMLPPPNVTGNLHIGHALNHTLQDILVRWHRMRGFDVLWQPGQDHAGIATQMVVERQMMERQEPNRREIGRQAFVEKIWAWKKESGGKILEQDRRLGASFDLSRNAFTMSGAPGAPEGEEGNFHDAVIRVFLDLYDKGIIYRGKRLVNWDPHFETAISDLEVENRDTPGHMWHFKYPLAGGETYEYVERDEDGNVTLRETRDYISIATTRPETMLGDGAVAVHPDDKRYAPIVGKLCEIPVGPKEHRRLIPIITDEYPDMNFGSGAVKITGAHDFNDYGVATRNNIPLYALMDTKGAMREDGLSYEESAAVATRAANGEDVGDVSNVNLVPEHLRGLDRFEARKNVIGEITSEGLAVTDAEGAPVVESKNIMQPFGDRSGVVIEPMLTNQWFVDTQRIVGPALDAVRDGRTQILPEQHRKVYEHWLENIEPWTISRQLWWGHQIPVWYGLDLEMRDFSDDEGDGALDEVELFELLNEGLVHRGSVHHAAPHFEEVIDKFRDGIAGLPQPLEISRVVEVSDREEAIEAFSRGLAEYNISQDPTKLVYPVWRDPDVLDTWFSSGLWPIGTLGWPDDTPEMRKYFPTDVLVTGFDIIFFWVARMMMMQLEVVKDVPFHTVYVHGLVRDEKGAKMSKSKGNVIDPLTLVDEYGADALRFTLTSMAALGRDPKLGPKHVEANRNFVTKIWNATRFAEMNGVRGGADRPNPQHTVNRWIIGEVARATQATDDALESFRFNDAATGLYAFVWGKVCDWYVEFAKPLFDGEYADETRATMGWVLDQCYALLHPIMPFVTEELWSLTGSRTTMLIHGEWPELGADVIDADADRQMNWVIQLIENIRSARAQMGVPAGARLDLIVTQADTNAREAIAANSPLIERLARVNAPAEGSADKGMMAVSAPGASFALPIGDVIDVSAETARLEKNAARTGKDADGLRKRLDNPKFVENADFEVIEETRQKLAQLDEDLARINAALSQLKAM from the coding sequence ATGAGCATGGACAAGACTTTCGACGCCACCAATGCAGAGGCCCGCATCAGCGCCGAGTGGGAGGCGAAGAACGCCTTTGCCGCCGGCGCGAACGCCAAGCCGGGGGCAGAGACGTTTTCCGTCATGCTGCCGCCCCCCAATGTCACGGGCAACCTGCATATCGGTCACGCGCTGAACCATACGCTTCAGGATATTCTGGTCCGCTGGCACCGGATGCGCGGCTTTGACGTCTTGTGGCAACCGGGCCAGGACCATGCCGGTATCGCCACACAGATGGTGGTCGAACGCCAGATGATGGAACGGCAGGAGCCCAATCGGCGTGAGATCGGGCGACAGGCTTTTGTCGAGAAGATCTGGGCATGGAAAAAGGAATCCGGCGGCAAGATTCTGGAACAGGACCGCCGGTTGGGCGCGTCCTTCGACCTGTCGCGCAATGCGTTCACCATGTCCGGCGCCCCCGGCGCCCCCGAAGGCGAAGAAGGCAATTTCCACGACGCCGTGATCCGCGTCTTTTTGGACCTGTACGACAAGGGCATCATCTATCGCGGCAAACGGCTGGTGAACTGGGACCCACATTTCGAAACCGCTATTTCTGACCTGGAGGTCGAGAACCGCGATACCCCCGGCCATATGTGGCATTTCAAATACCCGCTGGCCGGTGGCGAGACTTATGAATATGTCGAGCGGGACGAGGACGGCAACGTCACCCTGCGCGAGACACGCGACTATATCTCCATCGCAACGACGCGGCCCGAAACCATGCTGGGCGATGGCGCGGTCGCCGTCCATCCCGATGATAAACGCTACGCCCCCATTGTCGGCAAGCTGTGTGAAATCCCCGTAGGTCCGAAGGAACATCGCCGTCTGATCCCGATCATCACTGACGAATATCCGGATATGAATTTCGGCTCTGGCGCGGTGAAGATCACCGGGGCGCATGATTTCAACGACTATGGCGTCGCGACGCGCAACAATATCCCGCTTTACGCGCTGATGGATACCAAAGGCGCGATGCGCGAGGACGGGCTGTCATACGAAGAAAGTGCGGCCGTCGCGACGCGTGCGGCGAATGGCGAAGATGTGGGCGATGTGTCGAACGTCAACCTCGTTCCCGAACACCTGCGCGGACTTGACCGTTTCGAGGCCCGCAAGAATGTGATCGGGGAAATCACGTCAGAAGGCCTTGCCGTCACCGATGCCGAAGGCGCTCCGGTGGTTGAGAGCAAGAATATCATGCAGCCCTTCGGCGACCGTTCGGGCGTGGTCATCGAACCGATGCTGACCAATCAATGGTTCGTCGATACGCAGCGCATCGTTGGCCCTGCCCTGGACGCCGTCCGCGATGGCCGCACCCAGATCCTGCCCGAACAGCATCGTAAGGTCTATGAACACTGGCTTGAAAATATCGAACCCTGGACAATCAGCCGTCAACTCTGGTGGGGGCATCAGATCCCGGTCTGGTATGGCCTCGACCTCGAAATGCGCGATTTCAGCGATGATGAGGGCGATGGCGCCCTGGATGAGGTGGAACTGTTCGAACTGCTGAATGAAGGCCTGGTCCATCGCGGGTCCGTCCACCACGCCGCGCCGCATTTCGAAGAGGTGATAGACAAGTTCCGCGACGGCATCGCCGGTCTGCCTCAGCCGTTGGAAATCAGCCGTGTCGTCGAGGTTTCAGACCGTGAAGAGGCAATTGAAGCCTTCAGCCGAGGTCTGGCGGAATACAACATCTCGCAGGACCCGACCAAGCTGGTTTATCCGGTTTGGCGCGACCCCGACGTTCTCGACACATGGTTCTCCTCGGGCCTCTGGCCCATCGGTACACTCGGCTGGCCGGACGATACGCCCGAGATGCGCAAGTATTTCCCGACCGATGTGCTGGTCACGGGCTTTGACATCATCTTCTTCTGGGTCGCCCGGATGATGATGATGCAGCTGGAGGTCGTCAAAGACGTCCCCTTCCACACCGTCTATGTCCACGGGCTTGTTCGCGACGAAAAGGGCGCGAAAATGTCCAAGTCAAAGGGCAATGTCATAGACCCGCTGACGCTTGTCGATGAATACGGCGCCGACGCGCTGCGCTTTACCCTGACCAGCATGGCGGCTTTGGGCCGCGATCCCAAGCTTGGCCCGAAACATGTCGAGGCAAACCGCAACTTCGTCACCAAGATCTGGAACGCCACACGCTTTGCCGAGATGAACGGCGTGCGCGGCGGGGCGGATCGCCCGAACCCGCAGCACACGGTGAACCGCTGGATCATCGGCGAAGTCGCCCGTGCAACTCAGGCCACTGACGACGCGCTTGAAAGCTTCCGCTTCAACGATGCAGCGACCGGACTCTACGCCTTTGTCTGGGGCAAGGTCTGCGATTGGTATGTCGAATTCGCCAAACCGCTTTTCGATGGCGAATACGCCGATGAAACCCGCGCGACGATGGGCTGGGTGCTGGATCAATGCTACGCGCTGCTGCACCCGATCATGCCTTTCGTGACCGAAGAACTCTGGTCACTGACGGGTAGCCGTACGACAATGCTGATCCACGGCGAATGGCCCGAACTGGGTGCCGATGTGATCGACGCTGATGCCGACCGCCAGATGAACTGGGTGATCCAGCTGATCGAGAATATCCGCTCGGCCCGTGCGCAGATGGGTGTTCCGGCCGGGGCGCGTCTCGACCTGATCGTTACGCAGGCCGACACCAATGCTCGAGAGGCCATCGCCGCCAACAGCCCGCTGATAGAGCGGCTGGCCCGCGTCAACGCGCCTGCAGAGGGTAGTGCTGATAAGGGAATGATGGCGGTATCCGCGCCTGGCGCATCCTTCGCGCTGCCCATCGGCGACGTGATCGACGTCAGCGCCGAAACCGCCCGGCTGGAAAAGAACGCAGCCAGGACCGGCAAGGATGCGGACGGGCTGCGCAAACGCCTCGACAATCCGAAATTCGTCGAGAATGCCGATTTCGAAGTGATCGAGGAAACCCGCCAGAAGCTCGCCCAGCTTGATGAGGATCTCGCCCGAATCAACGCAGCCCTGAGCCAATTGAAGGCCATGTAA
- a CDS encoding diacylglycerol/lipid kinase family protein produces the protein MTETFDLSRARVAAILNRRAGSDDGTSVEEMLRERVAPQCASFSVIRPQKGESLTEIAAAAAQNHDLVIAAGGDGTQAAVAQALADSGSATIMAVIPGGTFNYFARDLNVGETPEDAIETILDARIEAVSVGDMNGKVFLNNISLGAYPEILERREEAYRRFGRRRFLAYWAVFRTLMDLRHPLQLTAHVDGETREFSTALAFVAQSETQLESFGLEGAEDVKRDRLPLFVARATSGRALIGAALRLALGKTSRGEDFDLIIADDFVINTDRPTRHVAHDGERSRVPAPLKLTIRKDALRVLVPASVREG, from the coding sequence ATGACCGAGACGTTCGACCTTTCCCGCGCCCGCGTGGCCGCGATCCTGAACCGCAGGGCCGGATCAGACGATGGCACAAGCGTGGAGGAGATGCTGAGAGAACGCGTCGCGCCCCAATGCGCCAGCTTTAGCGTGATCCGGCCGCAGAAGGGCGAAAGCCTGACCGAAATCGCGGCCGCTGCGGCGCAGAATCATGACCTTGTCATCGCGGCTGGCGGGGATGGCACGCAGGCGGCCGTGGCGCAGGCACTGGCGGATTCCGGTTCCGCGACAATCATGGCCGTCATCCCCGGCGGGACCTTCAACTATTTCGCCCGTGACCTGAATGTCGGCGAAACGCCGGAAGACGCGATCGAAACGATCCTCGACGCACGTATCGAAGCGGTTTCCGTTGGGGATATGAACGGCAAGGTATTTCTGAACAATATCAGCCTTGGCGCCTATCCCGAGATCCTTGAACGCCGTGAGGAGGCCTATCGCCGCTTCGGTCGACGTCGGTTTCTGGCCTATTGGGCCGTTTTTCGCACGCTGATGGACCTGCGCCACCCGCTGCAACTCACCGCGCATGTCGACGGCGAGACGCGGGAGTTCAGCACAGCACTCGCCTTTGTCGCGCAAAGCGAAACGCAACTTGAAAGCTTCGGTCTTGAAGGGGCCGAGGATGTGAAGCGTGACCGTCTGCCGCTATTCGTCGCACGCGCGACAAGCGGGCGCGCATTGATCGGCGCGGCGCTGCGTCTGGCCCTTGGAAAAACATCGCGGGGCGAGGATTTTGATCTGATCATCGCGGATGATTTCGTCATCAACACCGACCGCCCGACGCGCCATGTCGCACATGACGGCGAGCGCTCTCGGGTACCCGCCCCGCTGAAGCTGACCATCCGCAAGGACGCGCTGCGGGTACTTGTGCCTGCCAGCGTCAGGGAAGGCTGA
- a CDS encoding metallophosphoesterase family protein: MRIALLSDLHIGMHRSRLVQPMLDAIADAQPEHIVIAGDLVQRARRELFEEAEAILDQTGLPWLCVPGNHDIPLMNVAGRLLWPFHDYQKAVPGPREPLLELPGLKIIGVNSTFPYRWRNGRLTGRQIDRVKHLARSGPVMVVQHHPISLLPGETKELMLNADAALSGYDEAGVNLVLTGHLHNFNAVTSPSGMTQIHAASALCDRSEDPPNEIAMLDIEPDGFQLTRMIAAKDGADFVAQPPISLPRRH; the protein is encoded by the coding sequence ATGCGTATCGCCCTTCTCTCCGACCTGCATATCGGGATGCATCGCAGCCGGCTTGTTCAGCCCATGCTGGACGCGATTGCTGATGCACAGCCCGAACATATCGTCATCGCTGGCGATCTGGTCCAGCGAGCCCGCCGCGAGCTGTTCGAAGAGGCAGAGGCGATCCTCGATCAGACCGGCCTGCCCTGGCTATGTGTGCCCGGCAATCACGACATTCCGCTGATGAATGTGGCCGGGCGGCTGCTGTGGCCATTCCATGATTATCAGAAGGCCGTCCCCGGCCCGAGAGAGCCATTGCTCGAATTGCCGGGGCTTAAGATCATCGGCGTCAACTCGACCTTTCCCTATCGCTGGCGCAACGGGCGACTGACCGGCCGCCAGATCGACCGGGTCAAGCATCTTGCGCGCAGCGGGCCGGTGATGGTGGTGCAGCACCACCCGATCAGCCTGCTTCCCGGCGAAACGAAGGAGTTGATGCTGAATGCCGATGCCGCGCTGTCCGGCTATGATGAGGCAGGCGTCAATCTGGTCCTGACCGGGCATCTGCACAACTTTAATGCCGTGACCTCGCCCTCCGGCATGACCCAGATCCACGCTGCATCCGCGCTTTGCGACCGGTCAGAGGATCCGCCGAACGAGATTGCGATGCTCGATATCGAACCCGATGGCTTCCAACTGACCCGGATGATCGCGGCGAAGGATGGGGCGGATTTTGTGGCTCAGCCGCCAATCAGCTTGCCCCGCAGGCACTGA
- the dapB gene encoding 4-hydroxy-tetrahydrodipicolinate reductase, translating to MEKPGIVITGVSGRMGQMLARLVLDSDKMRLVGAVERPGSDWIGRDLGEAMGGQANGITVTDDAVGAIAKAQAVIDFTTPAATVAFAELAAQARAVHVIGTTGLEADDLAAIARAARHAPIIRAGNMSLGVNLLMGLTRKVAAALGTDWDIEVVEAHHRHKVDAPSGTALMLGEAAAEGRGASLDNLRTPAREGITGARKEGTIGFAAIRGGDVVGEHDVIFAAPGERIVLRHLATDRAIFARGALQAALWGQDKGPGEYDMMDVLGLD from the coding sequence ATGGAAAAGCCGGGTATTGTGATCACGGGCGTTTCGGGGCGCATGGGCCAGATGCTGGCCCGCCTGGTGCTGGATTCGGACAAGATGCGGCTGGTTGGCGCGGTGGAACGGCCCGGCAGCGACTGGATCGGCCGGGATCTGGGCGAAGCGATGGGCGGTCAGGCGAATGGCATCACCGTGACGGATGACGCGGTGGGGGCAATTGCCAAGGCGCAGGCTGTCATTGATTTCACCACGCCGGCCGCGACCGTTGCCTTTGCCGAGTTGGCGGCACAGGCGCGCGCGGTTCATGTCATCGGCACGACCGGGCTTGAGGCCGACGATCTGGCTGCGATTGCGCGGGCCGCGCGACACGCGCCGATCATCCGGGCCGGGAATATGAGCCTTGGGGTCAACCTGCTGATGGGCCTGACACGCAAGGTTGCGGCGGCTTTGGGCACGGATTGGGATATCGAAGTGGTCGAGGCCCATCACCGCCACAAGGTTGACGCCCCGTCCGGCACCGCGCTGATGCTGGGTGAGGCAGCGGCCGAGGGTCGTGGTGCCTCGCTCGATAATTTGCGCACGCCGGCGCGCGAAGGGATCACCGGTGCCCGGAAGGAAGGAACCATCGGTTTTGCGGCCATTCGCGGCGGCGATGTGGTGGGCGAGCATGACGTGATCTTCGCCGCCCCCGGTGAGCGGATCGTCCTGCGGCATCTGGCGACCGACCGGGCGATTTTTGCGCGGGGTGCGTTGCAGGCGGCGCTTTGGGGGCAGGATAAGGGCCCGGGCGAGTATGACATGATGGATGTGCTGGGTCTGGACTGA
- the rbfA gene encoding 30S ribosome-binding factor RbfA translates to MAQNRFHTGPGPSQRQLRVGELIRHRLSELLLRAEVHDPDLNRHSITVGEVRSSPDLKVATAYVMPLGGNDAEEALAALRRNSRELRHLVAKGLNLKYAPELRFQLDETFDRMDDTRRMFSDERVRRDIESGEDDDDLD, encoded by the coding sequence ATGGCACAGAACCGCTTTCATACCGGCCCCGGCCCCTCTCAGCGTCAGCTGCGCGTGGGCGAGTTGATCCGCCACCGCCTGTCCGAGCTGCTGCTTCGGGCAGAGGTGCATGACCCCGACCTCAACCGCCACTCGATCACGGTGGGCGAAGTGCGGTCCTCCCCCGACCTGAAGGTCGCAACCGCCTATGTGATGCCGCTTGGCGGGAACGACGCGGAAGAGGCGCTTGCCGCACTTCGCCGCAACTCGCGAGAGCTGCGCCATCTGGTCGCCAAGGGGCTCAACCTGAAATACGCGCCGGAACTGCGCTTTCAGTTGGATGAGACCTTCGACCGCATGGATGACACCCGCCGCATGTTCTCTGACGAACGTGTGCGCCGCGACATCGAATCCGGTGAGGATGATGACGATCTGGACTAG
- a CDS encoding phosphodiester glycosidase family protein: MTIWTRLLCRLGVAAGALTSLALPAAAADCSRNEHDGQGYVICRISAEEEPRVGLWLYDDEGEALNNFSNLRSFVGPQTLIFAMNAGMFHADHSPVGLFKSGDETYGQLVTTGGGGNFGLLPNGVFCTGGAQPYQVIESRAFAEAQPQCRLATQSGPMLVIEGELHPRFLVDSDSRYVRNGVGVSADGQTAWFAISDRPVTFHEFGRLFRDGLGARNALYFDGSISRLYAPQVRRNDFGWSMGPIIGLVDEN; this comes from the coding sequence ATGACGATCTGGACTAGGCTGCTGTGCCGCCTTGGCGTAGCTGCGGGTGCGCTGACCTCATTGGCATTGCCGGCCGCCGCAGCGGATTGTTCGCGCAATGAACATGACGGTCAGGGCTATGTGATCTGCCGGATCAGCGCAGAGGAAGAACCGCGCGTCGGGTTGTGGCTTTACGATGACGAGGGCGAGGCGCTGAACAATTTCAGCAACCTGCGCAGCTTCGTGGGGCCGCAAACCCTCATCTTCGCGATGAATGCCGGGATGTTCCATGCGGATCACAGCCCCGTCGGCCTGTTCAAATCCGGTGACGAAACCTACGGCCAGCTTGTCACCACAGGTGGTGGCGGGAATTTCGGCCTGCTGCCGAACGGGGTATTTTGTACAGGCGGCGCGCAGCCCTATCAGGTCATCGAATCCCGCGCCTTTGCTGAGGCGCAACCGCAATGCAGGCTGGCAACGCAGTCCGGCCCCATGCTGGTGATCGAGGGAGAGCTGCATCCGCGCTTTCTGGTCGATTCGGACAGTCGCTATGTCAGAAATGGCGTCGGCGTCTCGGCAGATGGCCAGACCGCGTGGTTCGCGATTTCCGACCGCCCCGTCACGTTCCACGAATTTGGCCGCCTGTTCCGCGACGGGCTGGGCGCACGTAATGCGTTGTACTTTGACGGCTCCATCTCCCGCCTCTACGCGCCGCAGGTCCGGCGCAACGATTTCGGGTGGTCTATGGGACCGATCATCGGACTGGTTGACGAAAACTGA